The Motilibacter aurantiacus region GGGGAGCCGTTTCGGCGTCGCGGGCATCGGTTGTCGCGGTCATGCGGTGTCGTCGTCCTTCGAGGGTGGGGCTGCGCCCGGGAGCGGACGCACGGACCGCGCTGTCCGGACCGGACAAGGATGTCAGACGGACGGCTCCGACCCCTTGTCGATTGTCGTCCCGCCGTGCCCCGGGCCGCGGTGTCAGTGGCGTCGGCGATAGTTCGACCGTGCCGGCGACGTCCGCGGCTGCAGGCTCGCCGCGCGCGGCCGCCGCGCTCGGCGCCGGGCCCAGGCACGCTGGACGTCAGGACGGACAGGACGAGGAGACGGGGACGATGGAGCTTGCGGAGGCCAGGGCGCACGGCGAGGAGCTCCTGCACCGACACGGCCTGGCCGGCTGGAGGCTGGTGTTCGACAACGCCAAGACCCGCGCCGGGGTGTGCCGCTTCGAGCGCAAGGAGATCGGGCTGAGCCGCGTCCTGACCCAGCTGCACACCGCGGCCGAGGTCCGCGACACCCTGCTCCACGAGATCGCGCACGCCCTCGTGGGCCCCCGGCACGGCCACGACCGGGTCTGGCGGGCCCGGGCGCTCGCCATCGGCTGCAGCGGGGAACGGTGCGTCCCCGCGACGGCCGAGCGCGCCCCCGGGCCGTGGCTGGGGGTGTGCCCGCAGGGCCACGAGACCACCCGGCACCGCCGGCCGGAGAAGGTCCAGTCGTGCGCGAAGTGCTCGCGCCGGTTCGACTTGTCGGCGGTCTTCCGCTGGACCTACCGAGGACAGGAGGTGCCGATGCACCCGGCGTACGAGGCGCAGCTCGCGTTCTACCGGAGCCGGGCGGCGCGAGCGGCCCGCACGGCTCAGGCCGCGCAAGCGGGGGCGGCCTCCGCGGGCGGGCAGACCGCCGCGGCCTCGGTGACGGCGACCCCGCGCCCGACCGCGCCCGGCCCGGCCGCGCTGCCCGTCGGGGCTGCCGTGCGGCTGGGCGGCCGGGGCAAGTACGCCGGGCTCCGCGGGACGATCGAGAAGCGCGGCCGTACCCGCTATCACGTCCGCACCCGGCTCGGGCTGGTGGCGGCGCCGTTCGAGCTGGTCGAGCGGCAGTAGCCACTGCCGGTTGACGACGTTGACCCTCCGGGTAGGCTGGAGGTTGACGTCGTTGACCGAGGAGCCGCCGTGAGCCCGTCCCAGCGCATCGTCCGCTCGCCGTCCGCGACCGCGACGAGCACGGCTGCCCGGCGCTCTGCCGCCCCGCCCGCGCTGGTGGGCCTGCGTCCCAGCCA contains the following coding sequences:
- a CDS encoding SprT-like domain-containing protein → MELAEARAHGEELLHRHGLAGWRLVFDNAKTRAGVCRFERKEIGLSRVLTQLHTAAEVRDTLLHEIAHALVGPRHGHDRVWRARALAIGCSGERCVPATAERAPGPWLGVCPQGHETTRHRRPEKVQSCAKCSRRFDLSAVFRWTYRGQEVPMHPAYEAQLAFYRSRAARAARTAQAAQAGAASAGGQTAAASVTATPRPTAPGPAALPVGAAVRLGGRGKYAGLRGTIEKRGRTRYHVRTRLGLVAAPFELVERQ